Proteins from a genomic interval of Rosa chinensis cultivar Old Blush chromosome 2, RchiOBHm-V2, whole genome shotgun sequence:
- the LOC112183458 gene encoding boron transporter 4 — translation MESFKAPFRGIASDIRGRAACYKKDWIGGIRSGIGILAPTTYIFFASALPVIAFGEQLSRDTDGSLSTVETLASTAICGIIHSILGGQPLLILGVAEPTIIMYTYLYDFAKGKEGLGRELFLAWVGWVCVWTSLLLILLAIFNVCDIINKFTRIAGELFGMLINVLFIQQAIKGIVSEFKLQKGEDPNGGAYQRESMYTNGLLGVIFTVGVLYTSLKTRKARSWWYATGWFRSFIADYGVPLMVVLWTVISFSVPHNIVPSQVPRRLYSPLAWDSESLHHWSVIKDMGKVSPGYIFAAFIPALMVAGLYFFDHSVASQMAQQKEFNLKKPSAYHYDILLLGFLTLLCGLIGLPPCNGVLPQAPMHTKSLAVLKRQLIRKEMVKSAKESIKQKASNSEIYGNMQAVFIEMDNSTADTSVVTELEDLKEAVMKSEHEGENAKDAFDPEKHIDAFLPVRVNEQRVSNLLQSLLVAASVFAMPAIKKIPTSVLWGYFAYMAIDSLPGNQFWERLLFLFIVPSRRYKVLEGVHASFMESVPFKYIAIFTLFQLVYFLFCFGVTWIPIAGILFPLPFFLLIMIRQHFLPKFFQPYHLQELDSAEWEEVTGPPRRSLSVSTRELETTIEEGEVEMCDAEILDELTTSRGELKIRASFSEDKRGQIHPSNFGQTE, via the exons ATGGAGAGCTTCAAAGCCCCATTCAGGGGTATTGCAAGCGATATTCGAGGAAGAGCAGCATGCTACAAGAAAGATTGGATTGGAGGCATTCGTTCAGGAATCGG GATATTGGCCCCGACTACCTACATCTTCTTTGCTTCAGCTCTTCCTGTTATAGCATTTGGGGAGCAACTGAGTAGAGATACAG ATGGAAGCTTGAGCACAGTTGAAACATTGGCTTCTACAGCTATCTGTGGCATAATACACTCCATTCTGGGTGGCCAACCTCTATTGATTTTGGGAGTTGCAGAACCGACTATTATAATGTACACGTACTTGTATGACTTTGCCAAAGGAAAGGAAGGTCTGGGACGCGAACTGTTTCTAGCTTGGGTTGGATG GGTTTGCGTCTGGACATCCCTTTTGCTCATTCTTCTGGCAATATTCAATGTTTGTGACATCATCAATAAGTTTACGAGGATTGCAGGGGAACTTTTTGGCATGTTGATAAATGTTCTGTTCATTCAGCAGGCTATCAAG GGAATAGTGAGTGAGTTCAAGCTACAGAAAGGTGAAGATCCAAATGGGGGGGCTTATCAACGTGAGTCAATGTACACAAATGGACTTCTGGGGGTCATATTTACTGTTGGTGTCCTCTATACTTCATTGAAGACCAGAAAAGCAAGATCATGGTGGTATGCAACAG GGTGGTTCAGAAGTTTCATTGCAGATTACGGGGTTCCTCTAATGGTAGTGTTGTGGACTGTTATATCATTCAGTGTACCACACAATATTGTTCCCTCACAAGTTCCTAGAAGGCTGTATAGCCCTCTAGCTTGGGATTCTGAATCTTTACACCATTGGTCTGTAATCAAG GATATGGGGAAGGTTTCTCCTGGATACATCTTTGCTGCTTTCATTCCTGCTCTGATGGTAGCGGGTCTCTACTTTTTTGACCACAGTGTTGCTTCACAAATGGCACAACAAAAGGAGTTCAATCTAAAGAAACCTTCTGCATACCATTATGATATTTTGCTGCTGGGATTTTTG ACACTGCTTTGTGGATTGATTGGGCTTCCTCCTTGTAATGGTGTCCTGCCACAGGCACCCATGCACACTAAGAGCCTTGCAGTTCTTAAGAGGCAG TTGATTCGAAAGGAAATGGTAAAGAGTGCTAAAGAAAGCATAAAACAGAAAGCTAGCAATTCTGAAATCTAtggaaatatgcaagctgtatTCATAGAGATGGACAACTCGACTGCA GATACTTCAGTAGTTACAGAGCTTGAAGACTTGAAGGAGGCAGTTATGAAAAGTGAACATGAAGGGGAGAATGCAAAAGATGCATTTGATCCTGAGAAGCACATTGATGCTTTCCTGCCTGTCCGGGTTAACGAGCAAAGAGTAAGCAATCTGTTGCAGTCACTTCTTGTAGCAGCATCAGTTTTTGCTATGCCAGCCATCAAGAAGATACCAACATCAGTTTTGTGGGGATACTTTGCTTACATGGCCATTGACAGTCTTCCGGGGAATCAATTCTGGGAAAGGTTGCTATTTCTCTTCATTGTGCCTAGCCGACGTTACAA GGTCTTGGAAGGGGTTCATGCTTCCTTTATGGAGTCAGTGCCATTCAAATACATTGCCATATTTACACTCTTTCAGCTTGTATACTTCCTGTTCTGCTTTGGTGTGACATGGATCCCCATAGCCGGCATTTTATTCCCCTTGCCGTTCTTCCTTCTCATAATGATAAGACAGCACTTCCTCCCGAAATTCTTTCAACCATATCACTTGCAGGAGCTGGATTCAGCTGAATGGGAGGAAGTCACTGGCCCCCCGAGACGGTCTCTCAGCGTCTCTACAAGG GAATTGGAAACTACAATCGAAGAAGGTGAAGTGGAGATGTGTGATGCTGAGATATTAGATGAGTTGACAACCAGCAGAGGGGAGCTGAAAATCAGAGCTAGCTTCAGTGAAGACAAACGTGGTCAG ATTCACCCTTCAAATTTTGGCCAAACAGAGTGA